One genomic region from Natrinema caseinilyticum encodes:
- a CDS encoding sensor histidine kinase: MSHDTSDRVTPWPPVRWLQQEHRLHLVGGLSGLSLCVLFGWWLAFLGTVGVTLVFVSFVSVGIPALGLIWGCYRVEQSDIETDRYPRIFRWSVWGAIGFLALNLLTMVFFPWYTLVGNVYWAHFSVNLGAVGGFAVGYVEARAIQREVNATAAAVRNEQLEDERELLTYLNDLLRHEVLNSSQIIGGHASLLRTEYEDDRLCEHLETIERESDELIDVIADVRAMLDANQGPETGSVVDLTAIFEDQLSDYRDRFDGAVFDADLPDDGTISGNQGVRWIFSNLLENAIEHNDSETPRVRVTAETTRETVTVSITDNGPGISEGTRETLFERKTNTHGLGLYFSRILANRYGATVDLAETGPNGSTFVVTLPRPPDGPEETPDSDD; this comes from the coding sequence ATGAGTCACGATACGTCGGATCGTGTCACCCCGTGGCCACCGGTGAGATGGCTCCAGCAGGAACACCGTCTCCATCTGGTCGGCGGATTGAGCGGTCTGTCGCTTTGCGTTCTCTTCGGGTGGTGGCTCGCGTTTCTGGGCACGGTCGGCGTAACGCTCGTGTTCGTCAGCTTCGTCTCGGTCGGTATCCCGGCACTGGGGCTGATCTGGGGGTGTTACCGGGTCGAGCAAAGCGACATCGAGACGGATCGGTACCCGCGAATCTTCCGGTGGAGTGTCTGGGGAGCGATCGGCTTCCTGGCGCTCAATCTACTGACGATGGTCTTCTTTCCGTGGTACACGCTCGTCGGGAACGTCTACTGGGCCCATTTCTCGGTGAACCTGGGCGCCGTCGGCGGGTTCGCCGTCGGGTACGTCGAAGCGCGCGCGATCCAGCGGGAGGTAAACGCGACGGCAGCCGCCGTTCGCAACGAACAACTCGAGGACGAACGCGAACTGCTGACCTACCTGAACGACCTCCTTCGACACGAGGTGCTCAATTCGTCGCAGATCATCGGCGGCCACGCGTCGTTGTTGCGGACGGAATACGAGGACGACCGATTGTGCGAGCACCTCGAAACGATCGAACGCGAGAGCGACGAACTGATCGACGTCATCGCGGACGTGCGGGCGATGTTGGACGCCAATCAAGGGCCGGAAACCGGCTCCGTCGTCGATCTCACCGCGATATTCGAGGACCAACTGTCCGACTACCGTGACCGGTTCGACGGCGCCGTCTTCGATGCGGACCTTCCGGACGACGGGACCATCAGCGGCAATCAGGGCGTGCGATGGATCTTCTCGAACCTCCTCGAGAACGCGATCGAACACAACGATAGCGAGACCCCCCGCGTTCGCGTGACCGCCGAGACGACCCGCGAGACCGTGACCGTCTCGATCACCGACAACGGGCCGGGGATCTCGGAGGGGACCCGAGAGACGCTGTTCGAACGGAAAACGAATACCCACGGTCTCGGGCTCTATTTTTCGCGCATTCTCGCCAACAGGTACGGGGCCACGGTCGACCTCGCAGAGACGGGGCCGAACGGCAGTACCTTCGTCGTGACGCTACCGCGTCCCCCGGACGGACCCGAGGAAACGCCCGATAGCGACGACTGA
- a CDS encoding MBL fold metallo-hydrolase, which yields MEIGDVREVTTGACSDLYYLDTGMYGTSEYGAVYIIDDDRPAVVDTGIGTNYDLLADALADVGIERDDLEVIAVTHIHLDHAGGAGFLARDCPNADVYVPAIGADHLVDPSRLVAGTKRAVGDQWDYYVEPEPVPADRIVSIEDGDVIDLGTHELRVHAAPGHAPHQVVFEDPANEAVFVADAAGIWVPETREIRETSPPSQFDLEQCLEDVETLKELDPDVFLYPHFGPRFVGDDADRALEEYATVLSEWVVAVEAKRDELADDEAVIEHFVESAAMDDVWGEEKSSAEAAMNTRGVLGYLEHRE from the coding sequence ATGGAAATCGGAGACGTCCGCGAAGTCACGACCGGCGCGTGTTCGGATCTTTACTACCTCGATACGGGAATGTACGGGACGAGCGAGTACGGCGCCGTCTACATCATCGACGACGATCGTCCCGCCGTCGTCGATACCGGTATCGGCACGAACTACGACCTGCTCGCGGACGCGCTCGCTGACGTCGGCATCGAGCGGGACGACCTCGAGGTGATCGCCGTCACCCACATTCACCTCGACCACGCGGGCGGCGCTGGCTTTCTCGCTCGGGACTGTCCGAACGCGGACGTCTACGTCCCCGCAATCGGGGCCGACCACCTGGTCGATCCGTCGCGGCTGGTCGCGGGGACGAAACGTGCCGTCGGCGACCAGTGGGACTACTACGTGGAACCGGAGCCGGTCCCCGCGGATCGGATCGTCTCGATCGAGGACGGTGACGTCATCGACCTCGGTACCCACGAACTGCGCGTCCACGCCGCTCCCGGCCACGCGCCCCACCAGGTCGTCTTCGAGGACCCCGCGAACGAGGCGGTCTTCGTCGCCGACGCCGCCGGTATCTGGGTCCCCGAAACGAGGGAGATACGAGAGACGTCACCGCCGTCCCAGTTCGACCTCGAGCAGTGTCTCGAGGACGTCGAAACCCTCAAAGAACTCGATCCGGACGTCTTTCTCTATCCGCACTTCGGGCCGCGATTCGTCGGCGACGACGCCGACCGGGCGCTCGAGGAGTACGCGACCGTCCTGTCGGAGTGGGTCGTCGCGGTCGAAGCGAAACGTGACGAACTCGCGGACGACGAGGCGGTGATCGAACACTTCGTCGAATCGGCAGCGATGGACGACGTCTGGGGCGAAGAAAAGTCGAGCGCGGAGGCCGCGATGAACACCCGCGGCGTACTGGGCTATCTCGAGCACCGGGAGTGA
- a CDS encoding AMP-dependent synthetase/ligase — MDWRDAEREYEDEVIGETTLARLYEDAAERHSNRPAQKYKGGIYDRSLTDSVVNAADPGAYRTISYAEMRDIVRKLSAGFVDLGVESGDRIGLFSNTRMEWAQCDFALLGAGAVITTVYQSSSPDQVRYLLDDPGADGVVVENEALLERVLGVEDELDLEFIVSMDELEGYDDRDDIVTLGEVHARGEERFDLDAYDDRIDETELDDLASLIYTSGTTGQPKGVQLTHGNFRSNINGTRKRFGPRPDKAEDIPVIDENVLAMSYLPLAHVFERTAGHFTLFASGACVAYAESPDTLQDDFSTVQPTAATSVPRVYEKIYDAIREEASGSAVSERIFGWATDVGVEYYEADSPGSVLKAKQALADKLVFSSVREALGGEIEMLISGGGSLSPELARLYHAMGLPIYEGYGLTETAPVVSTNPPEAVEIGTIGPPLYNVDVKVDETVADQEAFADDEGDVGELLVSGPNVTQGYWNKPGATQSAFTEDGWFRTGDIIHIRPDGYLEFRDRVKQIIVLSTGKNVAPGPIEDAFAASEVVEQAMVVGDGEKFIGALLVPNTDYVRSWADEADIDLPDDPQEMCDDDRVREHVQQEVDRVNEEFEKHETIKRFELVPREFTEENDMLTPTMKKKRRVIMDRFEDRVDRIYGAE; from the coding sequence ATGGACTGGAGGGATGCTGAACGGGAGTACGAAGACGAAGTCATCGGGGAGACGACGCTCGCGCGGCTGTACGAAGACGCGGCCGAGCGTCATTCGAACCGGCCGGCACAGAAGTACAAGGGCGGCATCTACGATCGATCGTTGACCGACTCGGTCGTGAACGCTGCGGATCCCGGTGCGTACCGGACGATCTCGTACGCGGAGATGCGCGATATCGTCCGAAAACTGTCCGCCGGGTTCGTGGACCTGGGGGTCGAGTCGGGAGACCGGATCGGACTCTTCTCGAATACGCGGATGGAGTGGGCACAGTGTGACTTCGCCCTGCTCGGGGCCGGCGCCGTCATCACGACCGTCTACCAGAGTTCCTCGCCCGATCAGGTTCGGTACCTGCTCGACGATCCGGGTGCCGACGGCGTCGTCGTCGAAAACGAAGCGCTCCTCGAGCGGGTCCTCGGCGTCGAGGACGAACTCGATCTCGAGTTCATCGTCTCGATGGACGAACTCGAGGGCTACGACGACCGGGACGACATCGTCACCCTGGGGGAGGTACACGCCCGCGGCGAGGAGCGGTTCGATCTCGACGCCTACGATGACCGCATCGACGAGACGGAACTGGACGATCTGGCGAGTCTGATCTACACGAGCGGGACGACGGGTCAGCCGAAAGGCGTTCAGCTAACGCACGGCAACTTCCGGTCGAACATCAACGGCACCCGGAAGCGCTTCGGGCCCCGACCCGACAAGGCCGAGGACATCCCGGTTATCGACGAGAACGTCCTGGCGATGTCGTACCTGCCGCTCGCACACGTTTTCGAGCGGACGGCCGGCCACTTCACCCTGTTCGCCAGCGGCGCCTGCGTCGCGTACGCGGAGAGTCCGGATACGCTGCAGGACGACTTCAGCACGGTTCAGCCGACGGCGGCGACGAGCGTCCCCCGCGTCTACGAGAAAATTTACGACGCGATCCGCGAGGAGGCCAGCGGGTCGGCGGTGTCGGAACGCATCTTCGGGTGGGCGACCGACGTCGGTGTGGAGTACTACGAAGCCGACTCCCCCGGATCGGTTCTGAAGGCGAAGCAGGCGCTCGCGGACAAACTCGTCTTCTCGTCGGTCCGGGAGGCGCTAGGTGGCGAAATCGAAATGCTCATCAGCGGCGGCGGGAGCCTCTCGCCGGAACTGGCGCGATTGTACCACGCGATGGGGCTTCCGATCTACGAGGGGTACGGGCTGACCGAGACCGCACCCGTCGTCTCGACGAACCCGCCCGAGGCCGTGGAGATCGGAACGATCGGACCGCCGCTTTACAACGTCGACGTGAAGGTCGACGAGACCGTCGCCGATCAGGAGGCCTTCGCTGACGACGAAGGCGACGTCGGCGAACTCCTCGTGAGCGGTCCGAACGTCACGCAGGGCTACTGGAACAAACCCGGGGCAACCCAGAGCGCGTTCACGGAAGATGGCTGGTTCCGGACCGGCGATATCATCCACATTCGCCCGGACGGCTACCTCGAGTTCCGCGACCGCGTCAAACAGATCATCGTCCTCTCGACGGGGAAGAACGTTGCGCCCGGGCCGATCGAGGACGCCTTCGCCGCGAGCGAAGTCGTCGAGCAGGCCATGGTCGTCGGCGACGGCGAGAAGTTCATCGGCGCCTTGCTCGTCCCGAACACGGATTACGTTCGCTCGTGGGCCGACGAGGCGGATATCGACCTTCCCGACGATCCGCAGGAAATGTGTGACGACGACCGGGTTCGCGAACACGTACAGCAGGAGGTCGACCGGGTCAACGAGGAATTCGAGAAACACGAAACGATCAAACGGTTCGAACTCGTCCCTCGGGAGTTCACCGAAGAGAACGACATGCTCACTCCGACGATGAAGAAGAAGCGACGGGTTATCATGGACCGGTTCGAAGACCGCGTCGACCGAATTTACGGAGCCGAGTGA
- a CDS encoding cation:proton antiporter translates to MTGAEASGNLLILVAAIVGLGVVSQLLSARFRVPSVLFLIVSGILIGPEGLGVLSVDSFGEQSGLPTIVGLSVAIIVFEGAYHLRIEKLREAPRAVIRLTTIGAAIALVGTAATVRFFLGASWEMALMIGALLVATGPTVITPILKVVPVRDRVAATLETEGIVNDVTAAILAVVLFEAMAVRATPNDYLQLFAERLGTGLLVGVVVAVVVWGILQYVDISPDDAPRNARLLTLAGAIVAFGTADYIFPEAGVAAAATAGLILGNAGLPYEDEIEAFKGDVTLLVLSFVFITLAALLDFDQLFALGLGGVAVVVIVMLVLRPLLVFLSTRGGRFTLRETLFMSFVGPRGIIPASVATLFAIRLQAPDPPTNPAGADLLVGTVFLVILVTVVLEGGFARQIAEKLDVIPMRVLIIGGGRVGRSLSERLEARGENVVLIEEDRAVLEQLRNDGFTAREGDGTDVEVLRTAGAENARIVVAATGDDDVNLLVAQLAQSNFDVQTVIARANNPSNAAAFEDLGVETISAAESTAWAIDNVIERPALSNWMSELGRSGDVQEIEVTDEDLVGKQISDVDGELPNGVLIALVSRDGISEVPSPDVELQRGDHITLIGRTESVRKAIQRCGTPV, encoded by the coding sequence ATGACGGGTGCAGAGGCGAGCGGAAACCTGCTCATACTGGTTGCTGCCATCGTTGGACTCGGCGTCGTCTCGCAGCTCCTTTCGGCGCGGTTTCGCGTTCCGAGCGTTCTCTTTCTGATCGTTTCCGGGATCTTGATCGGGCCGGAAGGGCTGGGCGTGTTGTCGGTCGACTCCTTCGGCGAGCAAAGCGGCCTTCCGACGATCGTCGGACTGAGCGTCGCGATCATCGTTTTCGAAGGCGCGTATCACCTCCGGATCGAAAAGCTCAGAGAAGCGCCGAGAGCCGTGATCCGACTGACGACCATCGGAGCGGCGATCGCGTTAGTGGGAACCGCCGCGACCGTTCGGTTCTTCCTCGGGGCCAGTTGGGAGATGGCCCTGATGATCGGTGCCCTCCTCGTCGCCACGGGACCGACGGTTATCACGCCGATCCTGAAGGTCGTTCCCGTCCGCGACCGAGTCGCGGCGACACTCGAGACGGAGGGAATCGTCAACGACGTCACGGCCGCGATCCTCGCGGTCGTCCTGTTCGAGGCGATGGCCGTACGGGCGACTCCGAACGACTACTTGCAACTGTTCGCCGAACGGCTCGGGACGGGCCTGCTCGTCGGCGTCGTCGTCGCCGTGGTCGTCTGGGGGATACTCCAGTACGTCGACATCTCGCCGGACGATGCACCCCGAAACGCCCGGCTGCTCACGCTGGCGGGTGCGATCGTCGCCTTCGGTACGGCCGATTACATCTTCCCCGAGGCGGGCGTCGCGGCCGCGGCGACGGCCGGGCTGATACTGGGCAACGCCGGTCTCCCCTACGAGGACGAGATCGAGGCGTTCAAAGGCGACGTGACGTTGCTCGTCCTCTCGTTCGTCTTCATCACGCTCGCCGCGTTGCTCGATTTCGACCAGCTGTTCGCGCTCGGCCTCGGCGGCGTGGCCGTGGTCGTGATCGTCATGTTGGTCCTGCGACCGCTGCTCGTCTTTCTCTCGACGCGCGGTGGCCGGTTTACGCTCAGAGAGACGCTGTTTATGAGCTTCGTCGGCCCGCGCGGGATCATTCCCGCGTCGGTCGCAACGCTGTTTGCGATCCGGCTCCAGGCGCCCGACCCGCCGACGAACCCGGCCGGGGCCGATCTCCTCGTGGGAACGGTCTTCCTCGTCATCCTCGTGACCGTCGTCCTCGAGGGCGGGTTCGCCAGGCAGATTGCGGAGAAACTCGACGTCATACCTATGCGTGTACTCATCATCGGCGGCGGCCGCGTCGGCCGCTCGCTATCGGAACGACTGGAAGCGCGCGGAGAAAACGTGGTCCTGATCGAGGAAGACCGTGCGGTCCTCGAGCAACTTCGCAACGACGGGTTCACCGCCCGCGAGGGCGACGGGACCGACGTGGAGGTGCTCCGCACGGCGGGTGCGGAGAACGCTCGGATCGTCGTCGCGGCGACCGGCGACGACGACGTGAACCTCCTCGTGGCGCAGCTCGCACAGTCGAACTTCGACGTTCAGACGGTGATCGCCCGGGCGAACAACCCCTCGAACGCCGCCGCGTTCGAGGACCTCGGCGTCGAAACCATTTCGGCGGCGGAGTCGACCGCGTGGGCGATCGATAACGTGATCGAACGGCCCGCCCTCTCGAACTGGATGTCCGAACTCGGTCGGTCCGGCGACGTCCAGGAGATCGAAGTCACCGACGAGGATCTCGTCGGCAAGCAGATATCCGACGTCGATGGGGAACTCCCGAACGGCGTTCTCATCGCGCTCGTGAGCCGGGACGGCATCAGCGAGGTTCCGTCCCCGGACGTCGAACTGCAGCGAGGGGACCACATCACGCTTATCGGTCGAACCGAGTCGGTCCGAAAGGCGATCCAACGCTGCGGAACGCCCGTATAG
- a CDS encoding aldehyde ferredoxin oxidoreductase family protein, translating to MKHVRGPLCSIDVGDRTVETEAIDDILESFIGGRALGTKLAHDRIPFDADPLGPENRLYFATGPMQHSTMSFTGRMSATGVSPLTDGLLSSNAGGFLSRNFTGTGYSAVEITGASDELVVVHVTDEGVEFEAVPDLAEATVSETCAYIEEEHGLGSEHTTVIGPGGENQVRFASIMTSRERAFGRGGLGAIMGSKNVKAITFDGDSTREVEIPPIQMEIHGEAAKADHPMKAQGTTSVTEYANMVEALPTRYFTDTSFEGVEGISGDRVEEKKYKKGTCSACAFACKLPTRDEESGIETEGPEYETVMAFGSNAGIDDIVDVMQSNKLCDEYGLDTISAGDVVSAYLKSEDEFGNADLIHDLVEKIAYRDGVGDALAEGVDRVHDELGVENWSVKGMEFSAHDGRTLNGQGLAFATSNRGADHMYAEFYPYEYPLVDADDAFDKEGLEDKPPKLVELENINAIKDSGVICKFSRDFVTEDRITTLLDADYDELLAVGAEVVSLERHFNNQRGFDRDDDRLPYEIPDFERGLEEYYDERGWNDDGTVPDAAFDGGHGAPADD from the coding sequence ATGAAACACGTACGGGGACCGCTGTGCTCTATCGACGTCGGCGACCGAACGGTCGAGACCGAAGCGATAGACGACATTCTCGAGTCGTTCATCGGTGGGCGAGCGCTCGGGACGAAACTCGCCCACGATCGAATCCCGTTCGACGCGGATCCGCTGGGTCCGGAAAACCGGCTGTACTTCGCCACGGGCCCGATGCAACACTCGACGATGAGCTTTACGGGTCGGATGTCGGCGACCGGCGTCTCGCCGCTGACCGACGGGCTACTCTCGTCGAACGCGGGCGGGTTCCTCTCGCGGAACTTCACCGGGACGGGCTACAGCGCCGTCGAGATCACCGGCGCGAGCGACGAACTCGTCGTCGTCCACGTCACCGACGAGGGCGTCGAATTCGAGGCCGTCCCCGACCTCGCCGAGGCGACCGTCTCGGAGACCTGTGCGTACATCGAGGAGGAACACGGGCTCGGCTCGGAACACACCACGGTTATCGGCCCCGGCGGCGAAAACCAGGTCCGGTTCGCTTCGATCATGACCTCTCGAGAACGAGCCTTCGGCCGCGGCGGGCTCGGAGCGATCATGGGCTCGAAGAACGTCAAGGCGATCACGTTCGACGGCGACTCGACGCGCGAGGTCGAGATTCCGCCGATCCAGATGGAGATCCACGGCGAGGCCGCCAAAGCGGACCATCCGATGAAAGCCCAGGGGACGACTTCGGTCACGGAGTACGCGAACATGGTGGAGGCCCTGCCGACGCGGTACTTCACCGACACCTCCTTCGAGGGCGTCGAGGGAATCAGCGGCGACCGCGTCGAGGAAAAGAAGTACAAGAAAGGGACTTGCTCGGCGTGTGCGTTCGCCTGCAAACTCCCGACTCGAGACGAGGAGTCGGGCATAGAGACCGAAGGCCCGGAGTACGAGACGGTCATGGCGTTCGGCTCGAACGCCGGTATCGACGACATCGTCGACGTGATGCAGTCGAACAAGCTCTGCGACGAGTACGGACTGGACACGATTTCGGCCGGCGACGTCGTCTCGGCGTACCTCAAGAGCGAAGACGAGTTCGGCAACGCCGACCTGATCCACGACCTCGTCGAGAAAATCGCCTACCGGGACGGCGTCGGCGACGCGCTCGCCGAGGGCGTCGACCGCGTCCACGACGAACTCGGCGTCGAAAACTGGTCGGTCAAGGGCATGGAGTTTTCCGCCCACGACGGTCGCACCCTGAACGGGCAGGGGCTGGCCTTCGCCACCTCGAACCGCGGTGCGGACCACATGTACGCCGAGTTCTACCCCTACGAGTACCCGCTGGTCGACGCCGACGACGCGTTCGACAAGGAGGGTCTCGAGGATAAACCGCCGAAACTCGTCGAACTCGAGAACATCAACGCGATCAAGGACAGCGGCGTCATCTGTAAGTTCTCCCGGGACTTCGTGACGGAAGATCGCATCACGACGCTGCTCGACGCCGACTACGACGAACTGCTCGCGGTCGGGGCCGAGGTCGTCTCGCTCGAGCGCCACTTCAACAACCAGCGCGGCTTCGACCGCGACGACGACCGGCTCCCCTACGAGATTCCGGACTTCGAACGGGGACTGGAAGAGTACTACGACGAGCGCGGCTGGAACGACGACGGAACGGTCCCCGACGCGGCGTTCGACGGCGGTCACGGCGCGCCGGCCGACGACTGA
- a CDS encoding TraB domain-containing protein codes for MSDDGTITLVPSVHFSETHRRRVRATIRESEPDLVAVELDESRFERLERRDRPEPTELARELPPATAAAYTTLKAIQRTVVRLYGLDPGQTDMEAAVETAAERDTDVALIDDPIAETVGELSSRIGPETLPKIAFRMGAMGPAEYATQAELLSLPLKDVRSGDDVQPAIDHLRWLLPEVAAVLVDRRDRAMAERLDVLRRDGHDVVAVIGAGHHNGIERTLEELQTAGADGAPATTVPIRSPARSVTRIPIR; via the coding sequence ATGTCCGACGACGGCACCATCACCCTCGTCCCCAGCGTTCACTTCTCGGAGACGCACCGCCGGCGGGTCCGCGCGACCATCCGCGAGTCCGAGCCCGACCTCGTCGCCGTCGAGCTCGACGAATCGCGCTTCGAGCGCCTCGAGCGCCGCGACCGCCCGGAGCCGACCGAACTGGCCCGGGAGTTGCCGCCCGCCACCGCGGCCGCGTACACCACCCTGAAAGCGATCCAGCGGACGGTCGTTCGGCTGTACGGGCTCGATCCGGGACAGACCGACATGGAAGCGGCCGTCGAGACTGCCGCGGAACGGGATACCGACGTCGCACTCATCGACGACCCGATCGCTGAAACTGTCGGCGAACTCTCGAGTCGGATCGGGCCGGAGACGCTCCCGAAAATCGCGTTCCGGATGGGAGCGATGGGTCCCGCGGAGTACGCGACGCAGGCCGAATTGCTCTCGCTGCCGCTCAAAGACGTCCGAAGCGGCGACGACGTCCAACCGGCGATCGACCACCTGCGGTGGCTGCTCCCCGAGGTCGCAGCCGTGCTGGTCGACCGTCGCGACCGCGCCATGGCGGAGCGCCTCGACGTCCTCCGACGCGACGGACACGACGTCGTCGCGGTCATCGGCGCCGGCCACCACAACGGCATCGAACGAACGCTCGAGGAACTCCAGACAGCGGGCGCAGACGGAGCGCCGGCGACGACCGTTCCGATTCGGTCGCCCGCTCGGTCGGTGACCCGGATACCGATTCGGTAG
- a CDS encoding DUF1272 domain-containing protein, which produces MPLEMRPECERCHRSLEKSDESYICTFECTFCPECTDEMEAVCPNCSGELVRRPRPPA; this is translated from the coding sequence ATGCCACTCGAGATGAGACCCGAGTGCGAGCGGTGTCACCGCTCGCTCGAGAAATCCGACGAGAGTTACATCTGTACGTTCGAGTGCACGTTCTGTCCCGAATGCACCGACGAGATGGAGGCCGTCTGTCCGAACTGCAGCGGCGAACTCGTCCGCCGACCGCGACCGCCCGCGTGA
- a CDS encoding thiolase family protein translates to MSQTPVVVKAVRTPQGKEDGVFADVRSEDLSVALIDEILAETELSGEEIDDLMWGCAQQRGEQDNNLARVIAVLSELGEGVPATTINRWCASSMQSVISASDAIAAGNRDAIIAGGVESMSRVPMGEGYGHIHPRLAELYDLGDLQMGMTAEKVAEEYGVSREEQDEYAARSQQRAVEATEEGRFDDEIVPIDTGEEVVETDEGLRPGTTAESLADLPTVFKEDGTVTPGNASQISDGASALLVTSEAFAEEHDLEIMAEIGRNNVAGVDPTVMGIGPVPATRGLLERNGRDIDEYDLVELNEAFASQSLYSRDELGIDPEIFNVNGGAIAIGHPLGASGARLPVTLIHELQKRGGGLGLATLCVGFGQGAAIEFDVN, encoded by the coding sequence ATGTCACAGACACCAGTCGTGGTGAAGGCAGTACGGACACCACAGGGGAAAGAAGACGGCGTGTTCGCGGACGTCAGAAGCGAGGACCTCTCGGTGGCGCTGATCGACGAGATACTGGCCGAGACGGAGCTTTCGGGCGAGGAGATCGACGATCTGATGTGGGGCTGTGCCCAGCAGCGCGGCGAGCAGGACAACAACCTCGCGCGCGTCATCGCCGTCCTCTCGGAACTCGGCGAAGGCGTCCCGGCGACGACGATCAACCGCTGGTGTGCCTCCTCGATGCAGTCGGTCATCTCCGCGTCGGACGCCATCGCGGCCGGCAACCGCGACGCGATCATCGCCGGCGGGGTCGAGAGCATGAGCCGCGTCCCGATGGGCGAAGGATACGGGCACATCCACCCGCGACTGGCCGAACTGTACGACCTCGGTGATCTCCAGATGGGGATGACCGCGGAAAAGGTCGCCGAGGAGTACGGCGTCAGCCGCGAGGAACAGGACGAGTACGCCGCCCGGAGCCAGCAGCGCGCGGTCGAAGCCACCGAGGAGGGACGGTTCGACGACGAGATCGTCCCGATCGACACAGGTGAGGAGGTCGTCGAGACGGACGAGGGGCTCCGCCCCGGCACCACCGCCGAGTCACTCGCCGACCTGCCGACCGTCTTCAAAGAAGACGGCACCGTCACGCCCGGCAACGCCTCACAGATCTCCGACGGCGCGTCCGCCCTGCTCGTGACGAGCGAGGCCTTCGCCGAGGAACACGACCTCGAGATCATGGCCGAGATCGGTCGGAACAACGTCGCCGGCGTCGACCCCACCGTCATGGGCATCGGCCCGGTCCCGGCGACCCGCGGCCTGCTCGAGCGCAACGGCCGCGACATCGACGAGTACGACCTCGTGGAACTCAACGAGGCGTTCGCCAGTCAGTCGCTGTACTCGCGCGACGAACTCGGCATCGATCCCGAGATCTTCAACGTCAACGGCGGGGCGATCGCGATCGGGCACCCGCTGGGCGCCTCCGGCGCGCGCCTGCCGGTCACCCTGATTCACGAACTGCAGAAACGCGGCGGCGGCCTCGGCCTGGCGACGCTCTGTGTCGGGTTCGGTCAGGGTGCGGCGATCGAGTTCGACGTTAACTGA